In a genomic window of Canis lupus familiaris isolate Mischka breed German Shepherd chromosome 28, alternate assembly UU_Cfam_GSD_1.0, whole genome shotgun sequence:
- the ECHS1 gene encoding enoyl-CoA hydratase, mitochondrial, translating to MAALRVLLPLVRGPLRPQPRCAALRRFASGADFQYIITEKKGKNSNVGLIQLNRPKALNALCNGLMMELNQALEAFEKDPAVGAIVLTGGEKAFAAGADIKEMQNQTFQDCYSSKFLSHWDQLAQVKKPVIAAVNGYALGGGCELAMMCDIIYAGEKAQFAQPEILLGTIPGAGGTQRLTRAVGKSLAMEMVLTGDRISAQDAKQAGLVSKIFPVETLVEEAIRCAEKIASNSKIVTAMAKESVNAAFEMTLTEGNRLEKKLFYATFATEDRKEGMTAFVEKRKASFKDQ from the exons ATGGCTGCCCTGCGCGTCCTGCTGCCCCTCGTCCGCGGCCCGctgcgcccccagccccgctgcgCCGCCCTGCGCCGCTTCGCCTCCG GTGCTGACTTCCAGTACATCATCAcggagaagaaggggaagaacaGCAACGTGGGGTTGATCCAGCTGAACCGCCCCAAAGCACTCAACGCGCTCTGCAATGGGCTGATGATGGAGCTCAACCAGGCCCTGGAGGCCTTCGAGAAGGACCCGGCCGTGGGGGCCATCGTCCTCACGGGCGGGGAGAAGGCGTTTGCAG cTGGAGCTGATATCAAGGAAATGCAGAACCAAACGTTCCAGGACTGTTACTCGAGCAAGTTCTTGAGCCACTGGGACCAACTTGCCCAGGTCAAGAAGCCGGTCATAGCTGCCGTCAACGGCTACGCT CTTGGTGGCGGCTGTGAACTCGCTATGATGTGTGACATTATTTATGCTGGAGAGAAAGCCCAGTTTGCACAGCCGGAGATCCTGCTAGGAACCATCCCAG GTGCAGGGGGCACCCAGAGACTGACCCGCGCTGTTGGAAAGTCGCTGGCCATGGAGATGGTCCTCACCGGTGACCGGATCTCTGCCCAGGATGCCAAGCAAGCAG GTCTCGTGAGCAAAATTTTTCCCGTGGAGACCTTGGTTGAAGAAGCCATCCGGTGTGCGGAGAAAATTGCCAGCAATTCTAAGATCGTAACAGCAATGGCCAAGGAGTCCGTGAACGCAG cttttgaAATGACGCTAACGGAGGGAAACAGGCTGGAGAAGAAGCTCTTCTACGCGACTTTCGCTACT GAAGACCGGAAGGAAGGGATGACCGCGTTTGTGGAAAAGAGAAAGGCCAGCTTCAAAGACCAGTGA